GGCAGTAGACCTCGTGGGTGCCGGGCATGGTGGCTGGATGATGATCGGGCAGGCGCGCGGCGCCGGTGAACACTTCGAAACCGATCTGGCGGGCGCTGGCCTCGGTCAGTCCGGCGACGCCGAAGGCGAGGTCGCCGACCTGGCTGGCGTAGACGGCGATGGTGCCGGCGTTGGCGCGCGGCAGGCGCAGGGCGTAGAGGTTCATGCCGGCGATGCGGCCCTCGGCGGCGGCCTGCGAGGCGAGCAGGGCGTGGCTGGCCTGGCGGGTGAAGTAGTCCTGCTTGTGCGCGCAGTCGCCGACGGCGAACACGTCGAGCCGCTGGCGGGTACGCTGAAAGCCGTCCACCCAGATGCCGCCGGAGCGGGCGAGGGTCAGATCGGTGGACCTGGCCAGATCGACATTCGGGCGCGCGCCGATGGCGATGAGCACCGCGTCGGTTTCGATCAGCCGACCATCGCCGAGGCGTACACCCTCGACCTTTTTCCCGCTGGGGTCGGCCGCGATCTGTTTGACGGTGACGCTGGTGTGAACGAAAACGCCGTTATCGCGCAGCTTTTGTTCGACGATGGAGCAGGCGTCGCTATCGAAGGATGCGGCGAGCAGCTGGGACTGCATCTCGACGATGTGCACCTCGATGTCGCGCTTGCGCAGTTCGTCGCTGAACTCGACCCCGATGAAGCCGCCGCCGATCACCACCAGCCGTTTCAGGTCGGGCAGAGTTTCGGTGAGCAGTTCGTCGAGGTAGTCGTATTCCTTGATGACGGTGAACACGCCGTCGAGTTCGCGGCCGGGGATCGGCGGTACGAACGGCGTCGAACCGGTGGCCAGGACCAGTCGCTCCCAGGCGAGCTGGCGGCCGGATTCGAGCGTGGCCAGGTGTTCGTCGAGATCGAGCGAAGCGACTTTGTCGACGATCAGCGTGCCGCCGGCGGCGAGGAAGGGCGCGCGACCGGCGAGGTCTTCCTCGGTGCCGCCCAGGGTGCCGAAGATGTACGGGATGCCGCAGGGCACCAGGGCGTCTTCCTCGGGGCGAATCACTGTGATGCGCTTATCCGGCCAGAACTGCGCTGCGGTAATGCCGGTCATCATGCCGGCGGGACCGCCGCCGATGATGAGTACGTCCGTGCGTTCGATAGTCATCTGTGTGCTCCGGAAACCGACCGTGGGGCGACGGTCAGGAGGTGGATTGGGTGCCTGGTACGCTCAGGATCGACAGTCTGGCAGCCGTAAGCAGCATTGAGCATTGCCCGGTCGACGCGGCCCTCGGTGGATTCGATCGGTGCGGGTTCGGCGCCGACGGGGTGACCGGGCGTTGCGGCGACGAGGATCGGCGGCAGGAGGCGTGCGCCCTGCTCGCGGGCCAGCCGTACAGCGTGTTCGGGAACGGCAGCAGACATCGCGCTGCCGCCGGTTGGTATCAGTATGCGTTGAGACATGTGTGCTGGCATTGCCCTTGGCGACAGATCGCCGAACGATGCGTGGGCCGGGGCGGTGAGGACTTGGGCCTGCGCGGGAAATCATGAACGTCCACACGACTATTTGACCGCTTATCCGCCGGGGGTTCCAGGCAAATGCGGAAGGAGTTGACGCAGATCAACGAATTCCGGCCATTGCTTCGCGTTTCGCACGCTGATCGGTACTTGCCGGAGCGACATCGCATGGGTTGTCTCGCGAATATGCGAAGGTGTCTGGGGCACGTACGACGCACCGTCCTACCGCTGTGTCGTACGTGTGTGCGAGCTGAACGGCGGCAGCAAATTCTGATCCTAGGAGCCTGTCGGACTTGGAAAGAATCGGCTGCGACGATGGGATAATGGGTCCATTTCCACGCTCTTTTTCGTCGAATAGAACCACTATTGTCCTCAAAAGACCGTGAAACTGGCCTCCATTCCCCACTCGCCTCGCTTCGATCCTCCAAGTCCGACAGGCTCCTAGGGCTCGCATTGCCCCGCCAGCGAGCCTCCTGCCGGCAGCGCCTCGTCAGGCGTTTATTCGGTCTTGCCACTCAGCATTTTGTCGATCTGGGCTTCGGCCTCGAGCCAGTACACGGCATTGCGGCTGTTGTCGAAACCATTCTGTTCGGCGATGTAATAAGCCGCCTCTTCAATCATCTTGTAGCGCTGTTCGGCGCTGATGACGGGGGCCTTCTTGGCAGTCGGCGCTTTTTTGGTGCCAGTGCTGGGTTTGGTGGTCGCTTTTGGTGCGGGTTTTTTCGCGGCCTTGGCCGTGGCGGTTTTGGCGGCAGGCTTTGCGGTAGCCGTGGCGGCCGATTTCTTTGCCGCCGGCTTCGCGGTCTTCGTGGCTGTGGCCTTTTTGGTGGTGGTTTTGGCGGTTTTGGGTTTGGATACTTCCGGGATGTCGCTCATCATGGCCTCCAAGGGTGCGCGCAGGGTTGTGAGCAATAACTGATTTTAGCTTGTTGCCTATGCAATCGATATGCCCGAATTCGCATGGGGTTATGCGATAGATGTGCAGTTGAGACCCGCGCACGGGCAGCAAGTTCAGTCGGCGCAACTCTCGTAGGAGATGCTACCACCCGAGTGTGACAGGATGTGTGACACAGGTTACCCCGTAGCGGTTCAATTGCCCGTGCATGCCTGTGGTGTTTGATGTGCGCGAGGTGGCTGACGGTCGGGCCGGGTTCGGAACAGGTGATGTTCAGCGGCTGTTCAGGCCGGGAAACGACAATGCGCAGGTCATGATGAATCTTGCGAGGAGTTGAGTATGAAACGGACAAAGAAAAACCGGCTGGCGACGGTGGTCATGCTGTCCGCGGCGTTACCGCTGTTGTTCGCCGCAGGCGTGGCCGAGGCGGCGCCCGCGCAGGCATCGGCTCAGAAACAACAGACCGTGGTGAGTTTCGCCGTGACGACAAGCACGGCGGTTCCGAATACGCGGCTGGTGGTGTTGCTGCAGGCGGTGGCGCAGGCGTCGGGTGACGCGCAGGTGTTACCAGGCCTGGCGAAGCAGTTGAATCGGCGGATGAATACGGCGCTGCAACTGATCGAAAAAACGCCCGGCGTCGTAGCGCAGACGCGCGGGATGCGCAGTGCGCCGGTCTACGTGCATGGCAAGCAGACGGGATGGCGCCTGACCGGGCAGATCGAGGCGTCGGGCGATGCGGCGCTGATGCCGCAACTGACGGGGCGTCTGCAGGCGGCGGGTTTGAGCGTGGAGAGTGTGCAGGCACGACCTTCCGCGCACGCCATGGCGCAGGCGCGAACGCAGCAGACGGTCGCCGCCATCGATGCGCTCAAGCATCGCGCCGCGACGGTCGCCCGGGCGCTGGGGTGTTCGAGCTGGTCGTTCGCGCAGATCAATCTGGACGATCAGACTCCGCGCCCGCCGGTGGGGCTGATGCGCATGGCGGTGGCCGCGACCGATAAGGCGGCGCTGGCGCCGGGACGCAGCACGGTGACGGTGCGCGCCGCGGCGAAGCTGCGCTGCGTCCCGTGAGGCGTGGCGCAAGCCGGCGTGAAGCAGTCCGGTTTCGGCGCGGCGCTTCTATCGCGGGGCGGTTGTGCTGACATCGCGCTGCCGCGCGGCGGATCGCCGGTGCCCGGCATAGCTCAGATACAGCGCCAGACTGCCGACGACGATGACGCCGCCGAGCATCATCGCGTCGGTGGGACGTTGACCGGTTCCCAGCCAGACCCACAGCGGACCGAGCACGGTTTCCACCAGCATCATCAGGTTCACGTTTACGGCGGAGGTGTGCCGTGAGGCGACTGCCAGCGCGAAAAACGATACGGGCAGGACGACGAGGCCGGTCAGGGCAATGGCAGGAATGTTGCCGTGCAGGGTGGCTCCGGGGCCGACGACAGCCAGAGTGATAAGGCCGGCCAGAGTGGAGCCGTAGCCGATCACCAGCGAGATGGGCAGTTCGGGGTTGCGCCGCAGGGTGGTGAAATTGAGTGCCAGGCAGAATGCGACGGCGAGGCCGAGCACCGCGCCGAGCAGGGCACTGGTGGCGTTCGCCGTGGCCGGGGCTGCGGCGTCGGGGGCGACGCGGCCGAACACGGCGACGCCGATGCCGGTGAGTACGGCGAGCGTCGCCAGCCAAGTAGACCAGTGCGTGTGTTCACGCAGCAGGACGAACGCGAGCAGCGCGGCGAAGACCGGGGCGGCCGCCACGCTGAACAGTACGACCGCAACCGGCGCCGCGGCAATCGCGAGGCTGAACAGAATGGTGCCGAAACATTCACACAGAATCACGGTCAAGCCGGCGGGAGAACGCAGACTGCGCAGGTCCGCGCGCCACTGCCGACGCCGCATGACAACCCAGACGCCGATGAATACCGCGCCCATCAGCAGTCCGCGCCAGACCGTCATTTCCAGTCCGCTCATGGCGGACCAGCGCATCAGCAGGGTGTCGGGCGTGATCGCAAGTGCACCGAACAGCGCCAGAAACAAACCGAATGCAGGGTGACGGGTCATGTGTGGGTGGCTCCAGGAATTTGCCGGCTTGATTTGCCGGATGGGTGTTGCGGATTTCAATGCGGGGCTTGCATGAGGCAAGGTGATGATTGCGCAGCGACGTGGACTCATTGGGGTTTTTCTTCAGCGAGCGGCCGCGTGGCATCATGCCCGAAAAAAATTGAGTTGATTCAATGGTCAGGCAAGGGTGTCTCTCCTGATGGATTGTCCGGGTCAAAGGAGTCGCCGTGCGGAGCGCGGGGCAGCGTTTCATTATCCCACCGCAACGGCGGATTCGGGCATAACGTGGGGCGAAGCAAGGTGCGGCAGCCGTTGCACGGCTACGGTCGAAGGGGCTTGAAACCGATGCGATGCGGCGCGTGGTGCGTATGCCGCTGAACTGCCCGTGGCCGCGCTGCTGGCCGAATTGCCTCAGTCCATCGTTGGCATGACGAAATCCGCGGCGCTGCGAATGCCGGTGGGCCAGCGTGTGGTGATGGTCTTGAGCCTGGTGTAGAAGCGCACGCCCTCGGGGCCGTGCATGTGGTGGTCGCCGAACAGCGAGTGCTTCCAGCCGCCGAAGCTGTGGAAGGCCATCGGCACCGGGATCGGCACGTTGATGCCGACCATGCCGACTTCGATGGCGTGCGCGAATTCGCGCGCGGCGTCACCGTCGCGCGTGAAGATGGCGGTGCCGTTGCCGAATTCGTGGGCGTTGATCAGCTCAACCGCTTCGGCGTAGCTCCTGGCGCGCAGCAGGCAGAGCACGGGGCCGAAGATTTCCTCGCGGTAGATGCTCATGCCCGCGGTGACATGGTCGAACAGCGTCGCGCCCAGGTAGTAGCCGCCGGCGTAGCGGTCATCCTCGATGCGCAATGTGCGCCCGTCAACGACCAGTTCAGCGCCTTCCTGCACGCCGGCTGCGATATAAGCGCCGACTTTTTCCAGATGCTGCGCGCTGATCAGCGGACCCATGTCCGCATCAGCGGACATGCCGGGGCCGACTTTCAGTGTGGCAATGCTCCTGACCAGACGTTTGCGCAACGCGTCGGCCACCTCGTCGCCGATGGCGACGGCCACGGAGATGGCCATGCAGCGTTCTCCGGCCGAGCCGTAGGCGGCGCCCATCAGCGCGCCGGCGGCCTGGTCGAGGTCGGCGTCGGGCATCACGACCATATGGTTCTTCGCCCCGCCGAGAGCCTGGACGCGTTTGCCGTGCGCGGTGCCGGTGGCGTAGATGTAGCGGGCGATGGGCGTCGAGCCGACAAAACTGACGGCCTTGATATCCGGGTGTTCGAGGATGGCGTCGACCGCTTCCTTGTCGCCCTGCACCACATTGAACACGCCGTCCGGTAAACCCGCTTCCCCGAGCAGTTCAGCGAGCAGCAGCGAGGGCGACGGGTCGCGCTCGGAGGGCTTGAGGATGAAGCAGTTGCCGCAGGCGAGGGCGACCGGAAACATCCACATCGGCACCATGACGGGGAAATTGAACGGGGTGATGCCGGCGACCACGCCCAGCGGCTGGCGTAGCGAGTGGCTGTCGACGCGGGTGCCGACGTTCTCGGTCACTTCGCCCTTGAGCAGGTGCGGAATGCCGCAGGCGAATTCGACGACCTCGATACCGCGGGTGAGCTCGCCGAGGGCGTCGGCGTGGGTCTTGCCGTGCTCACGGGTGATGAGCCTGGCGATGCGGTCGGCGTTCTGTTCCAGCAGTTCGCGGAATTTGAACAGGATGCGCGCGCGGCGCAGCGGCGTGGTGTGCGACCACGCCGGAAACGCAGCGCGGGCATGGGCCACGGCTGCGTCTATTTCCGCGCGGTCGGCCAGTGGTACGCGTGCGATGAGGGCGCCGGTGGCCGGTTCGTGGACGCTGCTGAAGCGCCCGGTGGTGCCGGCGACCGCTTGCCCGCCGATGAAGTGGTGCAGGGACGTGCTCATTGTGAATCCTTGGCGGTGTGTCTGTGTGACTGTAGTTGATGCGATCGGGTTTGTGCGCCTCGGTCGCTGTCAGCGCGCGCCCGCATGAACCCCGGATGGTTTCCTGGGCGCGGCGGCCCTTGTCT
This genomic stretch from Acidihalobacter ferrooxydans harbors:
- a CDS encoding NAD(P)/FAD-dependent oxidoreductase; the protein is MTIERTDVLIIGGGPAGMMTGITAAQFWPDKRITVIRPEEDALVPCGIPYIFGTLGGTEEDLAGRAPFLAAGGTLIVDKVASLDLDEHLATLESGRQLAWERLVLATGSTPFVPPIPGRELDGVFTVIKEYDYLDELLTETLPDLKRLVVIGGGFIGVEFSDELRKRDIEVHIVEMQSQLLAASFDSDACSIVEQKLRDNGVFVHTSVTVKQIAADPSGKKVEGVRLGDGRLIETDAVLIAIGARPNVDLARSTDLTLARSGGIWVDGFQRTRQRLDVFAVGDCAHKQDYFTRQASHALLASQAAAEGRIAGMNLYALRLPRANAGTIAVYASQVGDLAFGVAGLTEASARQIGFEVFTGAARLPDHHPATMPGTHEVYCRLIFDANSERLLGGQIIGGPTTGELINIIGVAIQLHATATDLASFQFGSQPRLTAPVHPIVAACGEALRTRTRCAQTPG
- a CDS encoding DMT family transporter, which translates into the protein MTRHPAFGLFLALFGALAITPDTLLMRWSAMSGLEMTVWRGLLMGAVFIGVWVVMRRRQWRADLRSLRSPAGLTVILCECFGTILFSLAIAAAPVAVVLFSVAAAPVFAALLAFVLLREHTHWSTWLATLAVLTGIGVAVFGRVAPDAAAPATANATSALLGAVLGLAVAFCLALNFTTLRRNPELPISLVIGYGSTLAGLITLAVVGPGATLHGNIPAIALTGLVVLPVSFFALAVASRHTSAVNVNLMMLVETVLGPLWVWLGTGQRPTDAMMLGGVIVVGSLALYLSYAGHRRSAARQRDVSTTAPR
- a CDS encoding CoA-acylating methylmalonate-semialdehyde dehydrogenase — encoded protein: MSTSLHHFIGGQAVAGTTGRFSSVHEPATGALIARVPLADRAEIDAAVAHARAAFPAWSHTTPLRRARILFKFRELLEQNADRIARLITREHGKTHADALGELTRGIEVVEFACGIPHLLKGEVTENVGTRVDSHSLRQPLGVVAGITPFNFPVMVPMWMFPVALACGNCFILKPSERDPSPSLLLAELLGEAGLPDGVFNVVQGDKEAVDAILEHPDIKAVSFVGSTPIARYIYATGTAHGKRVQALGGAKNHMVVMPDADLDQAAGALMGAAYGSAGERCMAISVAVAIGDEVADALRKRLVRSIATLKVGPGMSADADMGPLISAQHLEKVGAYIAAGVQEGAELVVDGRTLRIEDDRYAGGYYLGATLFDHVTAGMSIYREEIFGPVLCLLRARSYAEAVELINAHEFGNGTAIFTRDGDAAREFAHAIEVGMVGINVPIPVPMAFHSFGGWKHSLFGDHHMHGPEGVRFYTRLKTITTRWPTGIRSAADFVMPTMD
- a CDS encoding DUF2934 domain-containing protein, whose protein sequence is MSDIPEVSKPKTAKTTTKKATATKTAKPAAKKSAATATAKPAAKTATAKAAKKPAPKATTKPSTGTKKAPTAKKAPVISAEQRYKMIEEAAYYIAEQNGFDNSRNAVYWLEAEAQIDKMLSGKTE
- a CDS encoding SIMPL domain-containing protein (The SIMPL domain is named for its presence in mouse protein SIMPL (signalling molecule that associates with mouse pelle-like kinase). Bacterial member BP26, from Brucella, was shown to assemble into a channel-like structure, while YggE from E. coli has been associated with resistance to oxidative stress.), translated to MKRTKKNRLATVVMLSAALPLLFAAGVAEAAPAQASAQKQQTVVSFAVTTSTAVPNTRLVVLLQAVAQASGDAQVLPGLAKQLNRRMNTALQLIEKTPGVVAQTRGMRSAPVYVHGKQTGWRLTGQIEASGDAALMPQLTGRLQAAGLSVESVQARPSAHAMAQARTQQTVAAIDALKHRAATVARALGCSSWSFAQINLDDQTPRPPVGLMRMAVAATDKAALAPGRSTVTVRAAAKLRCVP